The following proteins come from a genomic window of Rutidosis leptorrhynchoides isolate AG116_Rl617_1_P2 chromosome 10, CSIRO_AGI_Rlap_v1, whole genome shotgun sequence:
- the LOC139870760 gene encoding uncharacterized protein — MKQLLAALPTLIAPVDGEILYLYISVANEAFGSVLIVERNKVQKPVYFVSKALAGSEINYAPIEKFIYALVLTSRRLCRYFQGHPIHVLTDLPVKNVLNKPAISGRLAQWAIELGAFKISYIPRTSIKGQVLVDYLAEMTGELEVIHERTQLTPPSHEIWDLYTDGTSCIEGAALLGGLNLARKMNITQLRAYVDSQLVANQFNGSFEAHELSMQKYLKLVKESAEKFEFFELSQVWVEELPNKSIDGNLFVAVIEEVGPNWIDPIVNYLGNGTLPEDKKEARLVRERAPMYVLENNVLYRKSYLGPLMRCVGPAEAATIVEEVHSGSCALHSGYKTIAGKIMCMGYF; from the exons ATGAAGCAATTGCTTGCTGCATTACCTACATTGATTGCGCCTGTTGATGGTGAAATATTATATCTTTACATTTCGGTCGCGAATGAAGCATTTGGCTCAGTACTTATCGTGGAAAGGAATAAAGTTCAAAAGCCAGTCTATTTTGTTAGCAAGGCGCTTGCGGGAAGTGAAATAAATTATGCGCCGATAGAAAAATTTATTTACGCGTTAGTTTTAACTTCACGGCGATTGTGCAGATACTTTCAAGGTCATCCAATACATGTTTTAACTGATTTGCCGGTTAAAAATGTGTTGAACAAACCTGCGATATCTGGAAGACTTGCCCAATGGGCGATTGAGCTTGGAGCATTTAAAATATCATATATACCTCGTACATCCATAAAGGGGCAAGTTTTGGTAGATTACCTCGCAGAAATGACGGGTGAATTagaggtgatccatgaaagaacgcAATTAACGCCACCTTCGCATGAAATCTGGGATTTATATACAGACGGTACCTCATGTATTGAAGGGGCAG cattgcttggGGGATTGAATTTGGCACGTAAGATGAATATAACGCAGCTGCGCGCATATGTTGATTCACAACTGGTGGCAAATCAATTCAATGGCTCTTTTGAAGCACATGAGTTGTCCATGCAGAAGTATTTGAAACTTGTAAAGGAATCTGCAGAAAAGTTTGAGTTCTTTGAATTATCACAA GTGTGGGTGGAAGAACTTCCTAATAAGTCCATTGATGGAAATTTATTTGTTGCGGTTATAGAAGAAGTTGGACCAAATTGGATAGATCCTATTGTCAATTATCTGGGAAATGGTACGTTGCCAGAAGATAAAAAGGAGGCTCGTTTGGTACGCGAAAGAGCACCCATGTATGTACTTGAAAATAATGTGTTATATCGTAAATCATATTTGGGACCATTAATGCGGTGTGTGGGACCCGCAGAAGCTGCAACCATTGTTGAAGAGGTGCATAGTGGATCTTGTGCTCTTCACTCAGGATATAAAACTATTGCTGGCAAGATAATGTGCATGGGCTATTTCTAG